One genomic window of Paenibacillus xylanilyticus includes the following:
- a CDS encoding aldo/keto reductase: protein MKKNRLGSSELYVGEIGLGCMSLGTEVEPAINLIHEALDRGVNLLDTADLYDAGRNEEIVGKAIQGRRDQVILATKVGNRRLPGKEGWSWDPSKAYIKQAVHDSLRRLQTDYIDLYQLHGGTLEDPIEETIEAFEELKQEGLIRYYGISSIRPNVIREYVRRSSIASVLNQYSVVDRRAEEEVLPLLEQKGISVIARGPVASGVLADSGASKVEKGYLDYTPDQLLAIREGLSRLVTDKRSMAQTAIRYALSHPAVAAVVPGASSRTQLLHNIEAASSAPLTAAEIQEIREQYPANQYKQHR from the coding sequence ATGAAGAAAAACCGTCTGGGCTCATCTGAACTGTACGTTGGAGAAATAGGACTGGGCTGTATGTCGCTCGGAACCGAAGTAGAGCCCGCCATTAATTTGATTCATGAGGCACTGGATCGCGGCGTCAATCTGCTGGATACAGCTGACCTGTATGATGCAGGACGTAATGAGGAAATTGTGGGGAAAGCAATCCAGGGACGCCGTGATCAGGTAATCCTGGCAACGAAGGTCGGCAACCGCCGATTGCCAGGGAAAGAGGGCTGGTCATGGGATCCGTCCAAAGCGTATATCAAGCAAGCTGTCCATGACAGCCTCAGACGACTCCAAACGGATTATATCGACCTGTATCAGCTGCATGGCGGTACATTGGAGGATCCAATTGAAGAGACGATTGAAGCCTTCGAGGAGCTGAAGCAGGAAGGGCTGATTCGGTATTATGGCATATCGTCCATTCGCCCGAATGTAATTCGGGAGTATGTAAGAAGATCATCCATTGCCAGTGTTTTGAATCAATACAGCGTCGTGGATCGCCGGGCTGAGGAGGAAGTGCTGCCTTTGCTTGAACAAAAGGGGATTAGCGTCATTGCCCGCGGACCTGTTGCCAGCGGTGTACTCGCAGATTCCGGTGCTTCCAAGGTAGAGAAGGGTTATCTGGATTATACGCCGGATCAGCTGCTTGCCATTCGTGAAGGCTTGAGCCGCCTCGTTACGGACAAGCGAAGCATGGCGCAAACTGCGATTCGATACGCCTTGTCCCATCCTGCTGTAGCTGCCGTTGTTCCTGGAGCAAGCTCCCGAACACAGCTGCTGCATAATATTGAGGCTGCATCATCTGCACCTCTTACGGCTGCGGAAATTCAAGAAATAAGGGAGCAATATCCGGCCAATCAGTACAAGCAGCACCGATAA
- a CDS encoding DedA family protein, with protein MEIAKEFIGQYGYFAIYGLLALGVFGMPIPDEVMMTFVGYLASISVLNYSVSIIVSFGGAFTGGLLSYAIGKKAGRPLVVKYGKWIGVNPKRLGRVEGWFLKYGYWSIILGYFIPGIRHLMCCFSGISRMAIGKYVVISGIGAFIWCVVFITIGFYVGVLT; from the coding sequence ATGGAAATTGCTAAGGAGTTTATTGGTCAATATGGATATTTTGCAATCTATGGATTGCTTGCTCTTGGTGTCTTCGGTATGCCCATTCCAGATGAGGTGATGATGACCTTTGTGGGTTATCTCGCCTCGATCTCGGTCCTTAATTATTCCGTCTCGATCATTGTCAGCTTTGGCGGTGCATTTACCGGCGGACTGCTCAGCTACGCGATTGGCAAGAAGGCGGGAAGACCCCTCGTCGTAAAGTATGGCAAGTGGATAGGGGTGAACCCCAAAAGGCTGGGGAGGGTGGAGGGCTGGTTTCTGAAGTATGGGTACTGGTCCATTATCCTCGGCTACTTTATTCCTGGCATTCGTCATCTGATGTGCTGCTTCTCCGGCATCAGCCGCATGGCCATCGGAAAATATGTAGTGATCTCCGGGATCGGGGCATTCATATGGTGCGTCGTATTTATAACGATCGGTTTCTACGTTGGTGTGTTAACTTAA
- a CDS encoding TetR/AcrR family transcriptional regulator → MSKVNDKEPGEERRDQIIRIAMQRFATHGYHQTKISDIVREAGVAQGTFYWHFKSKEAIAEEIVLTGREKLLEAIGQGYRKDAGSVEDMVKASERLFVRLFSFAADNRYFMELLLKGVVTEESVRRLVEETRGAVESAFRHNMERAIELGMLPPSMDVPVRAALLVSMIEGMISRWLFGSAELHEGISAKTAESLAAEASSFEFYGLLGT, encoded by the coding sequence ATGTCCAAAGTAAATGACAAGGAACCCGGAGAAGAACGCCGGGATCAGATTATACGTATTGCGATGCAGCGATTTGCGACTCATGGGTATCACCAGACCAAGATATCGGATATTGTTCGTGAAGCTGGTGTAGCTCAAGGGACGTTTTATTGGCATTTCAAGAGTAAGGAAGCCATCGCTGAAGAAATTGTGTTAACGGGCAGAGAGAAGCTGCTTGAAGCTATCGGTCAGGGTTATCGCAAGGATGCAGGATCGGTTGAGGATATGGTCAAGGCGTCAGAGCGATTGTTCGTCCGGTTGTTCTCTTTTGCCGCAGACAACCGTTACTTTATGGAGCTGCTGCTGAAAGGTGTCGTGACCGAAGAATCGGTACGTCGTCTGGTTGAGGAGACACGCGGTGCTGTGGAGTCAGCATTCCGCCATAACATGGAACGTGCCATTGAACTTGGCATGCTGCCACCTTCGATGGATGTGCCTGTACGGGCTGCTCTGTTGGTGAGTATGATCGAAGGCATGATCTCCCGCTGGCTGTTTGGCTCTGCGGAGCTGCATGAGGGTATATCGGCCAAGACAGCTGAATCGCTCGCGGCGGAAGCATCCAGCTTTGAATTTTACGGTTTGCTGGGCACGTAA
- a CDS encoding undecaprenyl-diphosphate phosphatase, giving the protein MGIIEGLTEFLPVSSTGHMILTAHLLGLSEDNESVKTFEVVVQLGAVLAVVVLYWNKFIDMFRFTGGKRSYSQRLNLVHIFLAMVPAVVIGLVFRDWIKAHLFGPETVLYSLVIGGILMIVAERWSRRSHRITTHDVDDITYTQAFVVGLFQILALWPGFSRSGSTISGGLFAGVSRVAAAEFTFLVSVPIMIGATGYDLYKSIDHLNGSDFPIFAIGFIAAFIVAMLAIKTFLSILKKLSLTVFAIYRFVLAAVFFFILMM; this is encoded by the coding sequence ATGGGCATCATCGAAGGTTTGACTGAGTTTTTGCCCGTGTCCTCAACCGGACACATGATTCTGACCGCCCACTTGCTGGGATTATCGGAGGACAACGAGTCAGTCAAAACGTTTGAAGTGGTTGTTCAACTCGGTGCTGTACTTGCTGTCGTTGTGCTCTACTGGAACAAATTCATTGATATGTTCCGCTTCACCGGAGGCAAAAGGAGCTACTCCCAACGTCTGAACCTTGTACATATCTTTTTGGCGATGGTACCGGCTGTAGTCATTGGACTTGTTTTCCGCGACTGGATCAAGGCACATCTATTTGGGCCAGAGACCGTATTGTACAGTTTGGTCATTGGCGGGATCTTGATGATTGTAGCTGAGCGCTGGAGCCGCCGCAGTCACCGAATCACAACACATGATGTGGACGATATTACGTATACACAAGCATTTGTCGTGGGACTTTTTCAGATTTTGGCATTGTGGCCCGGTTTCTCACGTTCCGGTTCAACGATCTCTGGAGGATTGTTCGCAGGGGTAAGCCGCGTTGCTGCTGCTGAATTTACCTTCCTGGTATCCGTTCCTATCATGATTGGAGCCACAGGATACGACCTCTACAAAAGCATCGATCATCTGAACGGTAGCGACTTCCCTATCTTTGCGATTGGATTTATCGCTGCATTTATCGTAGCTATGCTTGCCATTAAGACATTCTTGTCCATTTTGAAAAAGCTCAGCCTGACTGTCTTTGCGATTTATCGCTTTGTGCTGGCAGCTGTATTCTTTTTCATTTTGATGATGTAG
- a CDS encoding OsmC family protein produces the protein MNVTTVWKGKRAFTSEGPSGYAVGMDATAAYGGDSKGATPMELLLAGLGGCMGIDITMILDAFLDKITGIEIEAQGTRSEGMPKGFTSIDLIFKVDGDIPDYRIWKAIQMAEEKYCAVSASLSADIHPKLILNGVETPRP, from the coding sequence ATGAATGTAACAACCGTATGGAAAGGCAAACGCGCGTTTACTTCCGAAGGACCCTCTGGCTATGCTGTAGGCATGGATGCCACGGCTGCTTATGGTGGTGACAGCAAGGGTGCTACACCGATGGAACTGTTGCTTGCAGGTCTTGGAGGATGTATGGGAATCGATATTACGATGATTCTGGACGCCTTCCTGGACAAAATCACCGGAATTGAGATTGAAGCTCAGGGTACGCGCAGTGAAGGGATGCCCAAAGGCTTTACGTCCATTGACCTCATCTTCAAAGTCGACGGAGATATCCCGGATTACCGTATCTGGAAAGCCATCCAGATGGCTGAAGAAAAATACTGCGCTGTATCGGCTTCATTGAGCGCGGATATTCATCCTAAGCTGATTCTGAATGGGGTAGAGACACCCCGTCCTTAA
- a CDS encoding thioredoxin family protein, whose product MERIQSEQQYRDTINSDGLTVIKFDTNWCPDCKNLDRFIGAVIDQHSDKTFYAMDAEEFQPLAEENAVRGIPSLLVFQNGKKIAHLHSKWAKTPTQISEYLETLESKV is encoded by the coding sequence ATGGAAAGAATTCAAAGTGAACAGCAATACCGTGATACCATTAATTCAGACGGGCTGACCGTCATCAAATTCGATACAAACTGGTGCCCGGACTGCAAAAACCTTGACCGTTTTATTGGCGCAGTCATCGATCAGCACTCGGACAAAACCTTCTATGCAATGGATGCGGAGGAATTCCAACCGCTTGCTGAGGAAAATGCGGTACGCGGCATTCCAAGTTTGCTCGTGTTCCAGAACGGCAAGAAAATTGCCCACCTGCATAGCAAATGGGCAAAAACGCCTACACAAATCTCCGAGTACCTGGAGACGCTGGAATCCAAAGTATAA
- a CDS encoding cation:proton antiporter yields MEFVLVLAIILIFTKIAGDLSVRLGQPSVLGKLIVGVILGPALLGWVQPTDFIHHMSEIGVLLLMFIAGLETDLEQLKKNWKSAFAVAVGGVILPFIGGYGSAIAFGMTQAHALFFGLLFCATSVSISVQTLKDMNQLSSREGTTILGAAVVDDVLVVVLLAVMMSLLGAGAGDVSIGLLIGKKALFFVIIAFAGWWLVPRIMKWMAPLRVTETVITAGLIICFAFSYFAEWMGVAGIIGAFAAGIAISQTNFKHEVETKLEPIAYSIFVPVFFVSIGLNVTFDGVGSQILLIVVISLIAIITKWIGGGAGARLTGFDRSSSMAIGAGMISRGEVALIIASTGLTSGLLDPEYFTSVVIMVIITTLVTPPLLKITFARKKGETRVEQGIEDAHLNG; encoded by the coding sequence ATGGAATTTGTTTTGGTTCTTGCCATCATTCTGATTTTCACCAAAATAGCCGGAGACCTATCCGTTAGATTAGGACAGCCTTCTGTACTGGGTAAACTGATCGTAGGCGTAATTCTTGGACCTGCGCTGTTAGGTTGGGTTCAGCCTACGGATTTCATCCATCACATGTCTGAAATTGGTGTACTGTTACTGATGTTTATTGCGGGCTTGGAAACGGATTTGGAGCAATTGAAGAAAAATTGGAAGTCGGCCTTCGCCGTAGCGGTTGGGGGCGTGATCTTGCCTTTTATCGGCGGATATGGATCGGCTATTGCCTTTGGCATGACGCAGGCACATGCGCTGTTCTTCGGACTTCTGTTCTGTGCAACATCTGTCAGTATCTCCGTACAAACATTAAAAGATATGAATCAACTCAGTTCACGTGAGGGTACGACCATCTTGGGTGCAGCCGTTGTGGACGACGTGCTGGTCGTTGTTCTGCTGGCCGTAATGATGAGCTTGCTTGGAGCTGGCGCAGGTGATGTCTCGATCGGCCTGCTTATCGGTAAGAAGGCGCTCTTCTTCGTTATCATCGCCTTTGCCGGCTGGTGGCTTGTTCCACGGATTATGAAATGGATGGCCCCTTTACGGGTAACAGAAACCGTCATTACTGCTGGACTGATCATCTGCTTTGCCTTCTCCTATTTCGCCGAATGGATGGGCGTGGCAGGAATCATCGGTGCCTTTGCCGCCGGGATTGCGATCTCTCAAACCAACTTCAAACATGAAGTCGAGACGAAACTGGAGCCCATCGCATACAGCATTTTCGTGCCTGTGTTCTTCGTAAGCATCGGACTAAATGTTACCTTTGACGGGGTTGGTTCACAGATCCTGCTCATCGTAGTCATTAGTCTGATTGCCATTATAACCAAATGGATTGGTGGGGGAGCTGGTGCACGGCTTACAGGCTTTGATCGCTCATCATCCATGGCCATCGGTGCGGGAATGATATCCAGAGGTGAGGTTGCACTAATTATTGCTTCAACCGGACTCACTTCCGGCTTGCTCGACCCCGAGTATTTTACCAGCGTGGTCATCATGGTTATCATAACTACACTTGTTACCCCGCCGCTGCTCAAAATAACCTTTGCTCGCAAAAAAGGGGAGACACGTGTTGAACAAGGGATTGAGGACGCTCATTTAAATGGATAG
- a CDS encoding transporter substrate-binding domain-containing protein yields MRKSWMLTAILLMVVLVVSACGSKTTDNGSSNGAQASNELEQIKSAGTMKVGMMGTYRPYNFLNDNKEMDGFDADIAREVAKRLGVEVEFVSQEFSGLTPSLQSKKIDAIISQMTITDERKQALDFSEGYITNQVKIIVKDDNSDITKLEDFKGKTIGVGLGTNDETYLRNEVLPKVGDFTIKTYDDVITSLKDLDAGRIDATINNLYALKPIIDSNGFKIKAVGEPIKSDQAGIAVRKNNPELVAALNEALQGMKDDGTYNTIFKKWFGEEPAQ; encoded by the coding sequence ATGCGCAAAAGTTGGATGCTGACGGCAATTCTGCTTATGGTTGTACTGGTTGTAAGTGCATGCGGAAGCAAAACAACCGACAATGGCAGCAGTAATGGAGCACAAGCAAGTAATGAACTGGAACAGATCAAGTCAGCGGGTACCATGAAAGTAGGTATGATGGGTACATACCGTCCATACAACTTCCTGAATGACAATAAGGAGATGGATGGTTTTGATGCAGATATCGCACGTGAGGTTGCCAAGCGCCTCGGGGTTGAAGTTGAATTTGTCTCCCAGGAATTCTCTGGCCTGACACCAAGCCTGCAATCGAAAAAGATTGATGCCATTATCAGCCAGATGACGATCACCGACGAACGGAAACAGGCGCTCGATTTCAGTGAAGGCTATATCACAAACCAAGTCAAAATCATTGTGAAAGACGATAATAGCGATATTACCAAACTCGAAGATTTCAAAGGGAAAACGATTGGTGTAGGTCTGGGTACAAATGATGAAACTTATCTGCGTAATGAAGTGCTGCCGAAAGTGGGAGACTTCACCATTAAGACGTATGACGATGTCATCACATCGCTTAAAGATCTGGATGCAGGACGCATCGATGCAACAATCAACAACCTATACGCGCTTAAACCCATTATTGATTCCAACGGATTCAAGATTAAGGCTGTAGGTGAACCGATCAAGAGTGACCAAGCCGGTATTGCTGTTCGGAAAAATAATCCGGAACTTGTTGCAGCGCTGAACGAAGCTCTTCAAGGCATGAAGGATGATGGCACGTACAATACCATTTTCAAAAAATGGTTTGGTGAAGAGCCTGCGCAATAA
- the gpmA gene encoding 2,3-diphosphoglycerate-dependent phosphoglycerate mutase: MYRVVLIRHGQSMWNVENRFTGWTDVDLTKDGYGEARKAGKILKEQGFDFDYAYASVLKRSIRTLDIALDEMDRLWIPITKTWKLNERHYGALQGLNKQQTAVKYGEDQVMEWRRSVSVSPPPLDETDDRYVQDVDKYKRLGCTIPRTENLMDTSKRVLEYWNSEIKPMVSAGKRVLISAHGNTLRSLVMHLDEMSEADVMALNIPTGIPLVYELDENLHPIGHFYLTADGSTYKHEEMTHVAPPSD, encoded by the coding sequence ATGTACAGAGTGGTATTAATTCGTCATGGACAGAGTATGTGGAATGTAGAGAACCGATTTACAGGCTGGACTGATGTAGACCTGACTAAGGACGGATATGGTGAAGCCCGCAAAGCTGGCAAAATCTTAAAGGAACAGGGTTTTGATTTTGACTATGCTTATGCTTCAGTACTTAAACGTTCCATCCGAACGCTGGACATTGCGCTTGATGAGATGGACCGGTTGTGGATTCCGATCACCAAGACATGGAAGCTTAATGAACGTCATTACGGTGCTCTGCAGGGTTTGAATAAGCAGCAGACCGCCGTCAAATACGGAGAAGACCAGGTTATGGAGTGGAGACGTTCAGTTAGCGTATCTCCGCCACCGCTGGATGAGACGGATGATCGTTATGTGCAGGATGTGGACAAGTATAAGCGTCTGGGTTGTACCATCCCCCGTACCGAGAACTTGATGGATACGTCCAAGCGGGTGCTGGAGTACTGGAACAGCGAGATCAAACCCATGGTGTCAGCCGGGAAAAGGGTACTGATCTCTGCGCACGGGAATACACTTCGTTCACTTGTTATGCATTTGGATGAGATGTCGGAAGCCGATGTTATGGCTCTCAACATCCCCACAGGCATTCCGCTTGTTTACGAGCTGGATGAAAATCTGCATCCTATCGGACACTTCTACCTGACTGCGGATGGTTCGACGTACAAGCATGAAGAAATGACCCATGTTGCACCGCCGTCGGATTGA
- a CDS encoding amino acid ABC transporter ATP-binding protein, protein MITTTGLKKHFGNHEVLTNIDLHVNEKDIVVLLGPSGSGKSTLLRCLNGLEELSGGKIEVNGIIVDSNDPLRVQRSRVLEIRRQTGMVFQQFNLYPHKTVLGNVMEGLVTVKKIKRDEAAERGRILLDRVGLSDKQDAYPSRLSGGQQQRVAIARALAMEPKVMLFDEPTSALDPELVGEVLSVMKELAQEGMTMLVVTHELKFAKNVANKIVFMADGSIVEEASPQAFFEHPEQERTRRFLQQITEF, encoded by the coding sequence ATGATTACAACGACTGGACTGAAGAAACATTTTGGAAATCATGAAGTACTTACGAATATTGACCTGCACGTGAATGAAAAAGATATCGTAGTCCTGCTAGGACCAAGTGGTTCCGGCAAAAGCACGCTGCTTCGCTGTCTGAATGGACTAGAGGAACTGTCCGGCGGAAAGATCGAAGTGAACGGCATTATCGTAGACAGCAATGATCCGCTGCGAGTTCAGCGCTCACGGGTGCTTGAGATCCGCCGTCAGACTGGCATGGTGTTTCAGCAATTCAACCTTTATCCGCACAAAACGGTACTGGGAAATGTGATGGAAGGCCTCGTGACGGTGAAGAAAATCAAGCGCGACGAAGCGGCCGAACGCGGCCGCATTCTGCTGGATCGTGTAGGACTGTCGGACAAGCAGGATGCTTATCCATCCCGGCTGTCAGGTGGACAACAGCAGCGGGTTGCGATTGCTCGTGCACTTGCCATGGAACCGAAAGTGATGCTGTTTGATGAGCCGACTTCAGCCCTTGACCCTGAACTTGTAGGCGAGGTTCTGTCGGTCATGAAGGAGCTGGCACAGGAAGGCATGACGATGCTGGTGGTCACGCATGAATTGAAGTTTGCCAAGAATGTGGCCAATAAGATCGTATTTATGGCCGACGGTTCGATCGTGGAAGAAGCCAGTCCACAGGCATTTTTCGAACATCCGGAACAGGAACGAACACGAAGATTTTTGCAGCAAATTACTGAATTTTGA
- a CDS encoding DUF420 domain-containing protein, with amino-acid sequence MGKHNKGDSNIQSNSAAPTSNKNFAGIIITISILANVIILLLFFAPSIGYKGDVAFDITVLPRFNAVFNSFTFIFLLAALIAIIKKNVKLHKRFILAAFSTTLLFLVTYLSFHYLSPETSKYGGEGIVRSIYFFILITHSVLAAIIVPLALFTLVWGWTNQLKKHRKIARWTMPIWLYVSSTGVVVYLMMAPYY; translated from the coding sequence TTGGGCAAACATAACAAAGGGGATTCGAATATTCAATCCAATTCGGCCGCCCCGACAAGTAATAAAAATTTTGCAGGTATCATTATTACCATTTCTATTCTTGCCAATGTCATTATTTTATTGTTGTTCTTCGCACCTTCGATCGGATACAAAGGGGATGTCGCCTTTGATATCACGGTGCTGCCGCGGTTCAATGCGGTGTTTAACAGTTTCACTTTCATTTTCCTGCTTGCCGCGCTGATTGCTATTATCAAAAAGAACGTAAAGCTCCATAAACGGTTTATTCTTGCTGCGTTCTCAACAACATTGCTGTTTCTTGTCACGTATTTGTCGTTCCACTATCTCTCTCCGGAAACGTCCAAATACGGCGGGGAGGGCATTGTTCGCTCCATCTATTTCTTTATTTTGATTACTCACAGTGTTCTTGCAGCCATTATTGTGCCGCTGGCTTTGTTCACTCTCGTGTGGGGCTGGACAAACCAATTGAAGAAACACCGCAAAATTGCTCGCTGGACGATGCCGATCTGGCTGTATGTTAGTTCCACAGGGGTAGTCGTTTACCTGATGATGGCTCCATACTATTAA
- a CDS encoding amino acid ABC transporter permease, whose amino-acid sequence MELVFENIPFFLKGAYYTLYVTIISMFFAFLIGVIVAVVRLKGPLWLRMIARFYVSIMRGTPLLVQLFVIYYGLVDYGVTLGSLTAACLGLSLNAGAFLSETFRGAIQAVPKGQTEAAYATGMTPFQTMKRIIFPQAVRIAIPPMGNTFIGMLKETSLVATIGVTELLRSAQLLVSQYALNMPFYLAIGVMYWIMSIGFSAILEQVERRLARAY is encoded by the coding sequence ATGGAACTGGTATTTGAGAATATCCCCTTCTTTTTGAAGGGGGCTTATTACACGCTTTATGTGACCATAATTTCAATGTTTTTTGCATTTTTGATCGGTGTGATTGTAGCTGTTGTCCGACTGAAAGGGCCACTATGGCTTCGGATGATCGCACGATTCTACGTATCCATCATGCGGGGAACCCCGCTGTTGGTGCAATTATTTGTTATCTATTACGGATTGGTCGATTATGGTGTAACCTTGGGATCACTCACAGCAGCATGTTTGGGACTTAGTTTGAATGCAGGAGCGTTCCTGTCTGAGACATTCCGAGGCGCCATACAAGCTGTGCCCAAGGGACAGACAGAAGCGGCTTATGCAACGGGAATGACACCTTTTCAAACGATGAAACGAATCATATTCCCGCAGGCAGTTCGCATTGCCATTCCACCGATGGGGAATACCTTTATTGGTATGCTGAAGGAAACATCACTTGTGGCAACCATCGGTGTAACGGAGCTTCTGCGCTCAGCACAGCTGCTGGTATCGCAATATGCTTTAAACATGCCGTTTTATCTTGCAATTGGTGTTATGTACTGGATTATGAGTATCGGCTTCTCGGCCATTCTGGAACAAGTGGAGCGCCGGTTGGCCCGGGCTTACTGA
- a CDS encoding sensor histidine kinase — protein MLRRFIRVSNNLKLKHKLLISYVLVVMIPVLIIGLAVTGYFRQQALDNAIGQTINNVDKIKSQTATLLRVPTDISDILMFNNELKEIVNKRYSSVMELTSAYLAYKDFQEYKRQYREVAGIRFYSDNPTLINNLEFIPLNEQTKQSYWYQKALLSTNTGWFYIPDKEDNPVHKLSLVRKVPFPEYRTEGVLLIEINQDELNELLRQEPFETLMADEQGYVVAAKNTDLVGKTLDELDFGVDLQNQAKGTLEADFQGEPSNIVIDELRPVSSMNSLKVISVFETKDIVKDANKISLIGMLFISLVLIIALLLVYIISFLTSNRLLRLSKHLNKLALGDLNVTSRIDGDDEIGQLSRQFNYMVKSINELMTQVVETTEQNNQLEIAQKEIKLKMMASQINPHFLFNALESIRMKAHIKGEAEIANIVRLLGKLMRKSLEIGSGKTTFQAELEMVSSYLEIQKFRYGDRLAFQIHIDPGAEKIYIPPLIVQPLVENAIVHGLENKEGTVHVNVDIRLVNDVVQVRVKDDGAGITPERLAEVMQFIRGPEEQEKSRIGLRNVHQRLTLTYGEPYGLQITSVYGEGTEIAFELPSGGEPHV, from the coding sequence ATGTTAAGAAGGTTTATACGTGTATCGAACAATCTCAAATTGAAGCATAAACTGCTGATTTCCTATGTACTTGTCGTCATGATTCCGGTTCTGATCATCGGTCTTGCCGTGACCGGATATTTCCGGCAGCAGGCACTGGATAATGCGATCGGGCAGACAATCAACAACGTGGACAAGATCAAGAGCCAGACAGCCACATTGCTGCGTGTGCCGACGGATATTTCCGATATTCTGATGTTCAACAACGAACTGAAGGAGATTGTGAACAAGCGCTATTCCAGCGTAATGGAACTCACTTCTGCTTATTTGGCCTATAAGGATTTTCAGGAATATAAGCGACAATATCGTGAGGTGGCAGGCATTCGTTTTTATTCCGATAACCCCACCCTGATCAATAATCTGGAGTTTATCCCGTTGAACGAGCAGACGAAGCAGAGCTATTGGTATCAAAAAGCGCTGTTATCGACGAACACGGGATGGTTCTACATTCCCGACAAGGAAGATAATCCGGTTCACAAACTCAGCCTGGTGCGCAAAGTGCCTTTTCCTGAATATCGCACTGAGGGTGTACTGCTGATTGAAATCAATCAGGATGAGCTCAACGAATTACTTCGACAGGAACCCTTTGAAACGCTGATGGCGGATGAGCAGGGTTATGTTGTGGCTGCCAAAAATACGGATCTGGTGGGCAAAACGCTGGACGAGCTGGATTTCGGCGTTGATTTACAGAATCAGGCCAAGGGAACACTGGAAGCTGATTTTCAGGGAGAGCCGTCCAATATTGTTATCGATGAGCTGCGCCCTGTGTCGAGTATGAACAGCTTGAAGGTGATCTCCGTCTTCGAGACCAAGGATATCGTCAAGGATGCCAATAAGATCAGTTTGATCGGTATGCTCTTTATCTCCCTTGTCTTAATCATTGCCCTCTTACTTGTATATATTATTTCATTCCTTACTTCGAACAGGCTGCTTCGTCTTAGCAAGCATCTGAACAAGCTGGCCCTTGGGGATCTGAATGTGACGTCCAGAATCGATGGAGACGATGAAATTGGACAATTATCGAGACAATTCAATTACATGGTCAAAAGCATAAACGAATTAATGACGCAGGTCGTTGAAACGACTGAGCAGAACAACCAATTGGAAATCGCGCAGAAAGAGATTAAACTTAAAATGATGGCAAGTCAGATTAATCCTCACTTTTTGTTTAACGCCCTGGAGTCCATTCGCATGAAAGCTCATATCAAAGGGGAGGCTGAGATTGCGAATATCGTCAGACTGCTCGGCAAACTGATGCGCAAGAGCCTTGAAATCGGGAGTGGCAAAACGACCTTCCAGGCTGAGCTCGAGATGGTTAGCTCCTACCTGGAGATACAGAAATTCCGCTACGGGGATCGACTTGCCTTTCAGATTCATATCGATCCCGGAGCAGAGAAAATATACATTCCGCCTTTGATCGTTCAACCTCTGGTGGAGAACGCCATTGTGCATGGATTGGAGAATAAAGAGGGAACGGTCCATGTCAATGTAGATATTCGTCTGGTCAATGATGTGGTACAGGTTCGTGTCAAGGATGATGGGGCCGGTATTACACCGGAGCGTCTTGCAGAGGTTATGCAATTTATTCGCGGACCGGAGGAGCAAGAGAAGAGCCGGATTGGGCTGCGCAACGTGCATCAACGGTTAACGCTGACATACGGTGAACCGTACGGATTACAGATTACGAGTGTGTATGGGGAAGGAACAGAGATTGCTTTTGAATTACCTTCAGGAGGGGAACCGCATGTATAA